The sequence AGTTTAGCCTCGAGCTTCAACGCTCTTAGCTGTTGCCAAAATTCACCCGATATTGTGTTTACTTTTAGCATGCAACTCATCTCGCTAAGTCAACCTTTAATGAGTGAGTATGAGTGGGAGTGTACCTGGTCCCAGTGCTTGAGCgagagggtggagaggggtgTGGCGTTGGCAAACTCCAGGTTGGCAAAGTGCCAGTCGAGGATCTGTCTGTCCCGGGACGACAGGTACACGTCACTGTGGAGAGATTATCAGAGGGTTAGAAAAAGAAAGGATGGATGCGAACACATCTAGCCTGCACCCAGACCCGTCTGCAGCCTGCTGCCAGACCCGTCTGCAGCCTGCTGCCAGACCCGTCTGCAGCCTGCTCCCAGACCCGTCTGCAGCCTGCTCCCAGACCCGTCTGCAGCCTGCTCCCAGACCCGTCTGCAGCCTGCACCCAGACCCGTCTGTAGCCTGCACCCAGACCCGTCTGTAGCCTGCTCCCAGACCCGTCTGTAGCCTGCTCCCAGACCCGTCTGTAGCCTGCTCCCAGACCCGTCTGTAGCCTGCTCCCAGACCCGTCTGTAGCCTGCTCCCAGACCCGTCTGTAGCCTGCTCCCAGATCTGTCTGTACTTTAGCCTACTCCAATGTCATTGTAAAGCCAAACATtggcatgacaattccataaagagctggcaagagagcagaaacagcctGGCACCCAGGCTAGAGCACACCCACGCTTAAACCTCTACGGGATAGGTGTCGCTAtaccgggacggttgagctaacatgcgctaatgtgattagcatgacattgtaagtaacagcaaaccttccaggacatagacatgtcttatatgggcagaaacttacatttttgttaatctaactgcactgtccaatttacagtagctattacagttaaaaaataccatgctattgtttgaggcgagtgcacaacaacaaagaacgtatcacagcaactggtttgatacattcacctctgaaggtaaataatgtacttgcattcagtaatcttgctctgatttgtcatcctgagggtcccagagataaaatgtaggacaggtttgtttgataaaatctgtctttatattcaaatgtaggaactgggttctccagtttgaacccctgctgtctctggctccacacccaccccgcccgACCATCTAGATGTGTGATAGTTAatgtataagctaatgatccatcatgtatgacattccagGGAAAGTGTAAACTTAAATGTtgtattaccatatcatttttgtatgttctctatagttacgtacttgaaaatgtatcaattgaccaattcggcacatttgggcagacttgatacaaaatattgatTGTCCAGTATTGCCatgcttcactggatcaatctgaaactttgcacatgctGCTAAATTGAGCCGGAactgcaatattatattatgGCCTTCTGCGTTTCAAAAATGATGGaacaaaaaaaaattgaaaacgggtccgatccttaagaggttttaagaatACGCTGGAGTTCAGGGGTTAAGAAGTAGGACCACAACAGGCCTTTACGCTGGAGTTCAGGGGTTAAGAAGTAGGACCACAACAGGCCTTTACGCTGGAGTTCAGGGGTTAAGAAGTAGGACCACAACAGGCCTTTACGCTGGAGTTCAGGGGTTAAGAAGTAGGACCACAACAGGCCTTTACGCTGGAGTTCAGGGGTTAAGAAGTAGGACCACAACAGGCCTTTACGCTGGAGTTCAGGGGTTAAGAAGTAGGACCACAACAGGCCTTTACGCTGGAGTTCAGGGGTTAAGAAGTAGGACCACAACAGGCCTTTACGCTGGAGTTCAGGGGTTAAGAAGTAGGACCACAACAGGCCTTTACGCTGGAGTTCAGGGGTTAAGAAGTAGGACCACAACAGGCCTTTACGCTGGAGTTCAGGGGTTAAGAAGTAGGACCACAACAGGCCTTTACGCTGGAGTTCAGGGGTTAAGAAGTAGGACCACAACAGGCCTTTACGCTGGAGTTCAGGGGTTAAGAAGTAGGACCACAACAGGCCTTTACGCTGGAGTTCAGGGGTTAAGAAGTAGGACCACAACAGGCCTTTACGCTGGAGTTCAGGGGTTAAGAAGTAGGACCACAACAGGCCTTTACGCTGGAGTTCAGGGGTTAAGAAGTAGGACCACAACAGGCCTTTACGCTGGAGTTCAGGGGTTAAGAAGTAGGACCACAACAGGCCTTTACGCTGGAGTTCAGGGGTTAAGAAGTAGGACCACAACAGGCCTTTACGCTGGAGTTCAGGGGTTAAGAAGTAGGACCACAACAGGCCTTTACGCTGGAGTTCAGGGGTTAAGAAGTAGGACCACAACAGGCCTTTACGCTGGAGTTCAGGGGTTAAGAAGTAGGACCACAACAGGCCTTTACGCTGGAGTTCAGGGGTTAAGAAGTAGGACCACAACAGGCCTTTACGCTGGAGTTCAGGGGTTAAGAAGTAGGACCACAACAGGCCTTTACGCTGGAGTTCAGGGGTTAAGAAGTAGGACCACAACAGGCCTTTACGCTGGAGTTCAGGGGTTAAGAAGTAGGACCACAACAGGCCTTTACGCTGGAGTTCAGGGGTTAAGAAGTAGGACCACAACAGGCCTTTACGCTGGAGTTCAGGGGTTAAGAAGTAGGACCACAACAGGCCTTTACGCTGGAGTTCAGGGGTTAAGAAGTAGGACCACAACAGGCCTTTACGCTGGAGTTCAGGGGTTAAGAAGTAGGACCACAACAGGCCTTTACGCTGGAGTTCAGGGGTTAAGAAGTAGGACCACAACAGGCCTTTACGCTGGAGTTCAGGGGTTAAAGGTTTACCTGGGTGGGTTGGCCTCTAGCTCCTGGAGCTTCTCCTCCAGTTTGACCTGCGACTCCACCAGCTCATCATACTCCTAAAGGAGACAGGGGACAGCGATGTATAAACACTGTGGAACATACAGAGGTGTGTGTGATATTTAAGGGAAACAGGGGGGTGTATGTACTGCGCTGCATACACCCCCAAAGAGGTTCTAAGTCAAGTAGGAAGGACAGCAGCTTAGTCAGTTAAATGGGCTGACTCACCCTATCCAAATTTCCCAGTTTCACCACTTACCCCTGCAGCCACCAGCCGGCTGACACGGCCTAACAAATATGTCCAACTAAAATGAAAACCCCACAACCTTCTGCCCAAGGCTTCCCCGACCATGACCTAGCCTGTATGTGTATCAAACAcgctctcagtgtgtgtgtgtggaccatttcaaaCCAGACAGACCAGCCTGAGTCACGCCTTAGAAGTGGCTTTTTCAGGAGGCAGTCGACCGAGGCAGTCGACAAGTTCAGACAGCAGCTGTGTTTAAACTTGCCTCCTGAAAGTACACGTCTGAGGTGAAGCTTTATCCGTGCCTTTAATGACACACACCAGGCAAGGCATTAGACCAGTCAAACACATGCTGCTGAAACTGTCTGTTTTGCTCAGAGCTAATGCCATTTTCACGACTTATAGCATTTTTTCGTCTCTATGGCGCAAATCCTAACATTCTATTTAAGTCAAATTCTCACTTAGTCATGTGTTGATGTCAATAGGAGGCTGAGTGAAAATTGGACTTAGGTGAAAGTTAGGTATCAAGTACACTTCTTTGTCCTTGGCTTAATGGCCCAAATCCAATCTCTCCATTTGTTACGTTAACATTATTTCTGTTAAAGCTCTTAGGCTGCGTTTAAACAGGCAGCCCAACTCAGATtattttcccactaattggtctaTTGGGCAAACGATCTGAATTAGGCTGCcggtgtaaacgcagccatagtgTGACAGGCAGCAGGCTATAGTCATTAGTCTCTATATTTCTCCTTGCAAATTAGTTTACTCAAATGAAGAAAATACTTGAATGGAGGAGATCCTTGCTATATAACAACCACAAAAATGACAATGGAAAGTCTTCATGAGTTGATGGAAAGTAATTCAAGAGTGAGTGGTAGAGGGACTAGGTCTTTACTGTAGCTGCAGGCCATTCTGCTAGTCAAGCTGCTATTGGGAGTTCCAGTCCACAGAAAACATACTCTGATAATCACATGAAAGTGGCTTAAAATTGGTGCGATTCAAAACACATGCGTTGATAACGCCTTTAATTGAATCAAATTGTGTCTAGAGCCTAGAAATAGATGATTGCTCCTGCTAACAACTCCAGCTGTTAGATTTATAGCTTATCCACGTGGTGTGTGAGTCTGGAGAAAGTACCACACCTCAGAGGAATGGAATTAGTTTGTTTTGGAAAAACAAATAAGTAAACAGGAAAGTAATCAAAGTAATGTGGCATTAACTGCTTGAAGTCATTTGTATGGAACAAGTCAATTGAGGTGATGAGGATTTCAATCGCATTTTGTTCCTATCCACTTCAAAAACCACCATTATCAATCATCCCTTAATCTATTTTTATCCATACCTCCATCTATCCTTCCTCTGTACCTCTACTCTGCCTCTACTGTAGGGTGGTGTGACTGAGAATGTGAGTGGTTGACTTGTGGTCTCTCACCTTGCAGAGTGCGGTCAGGTCGCGGTGCTTGCTCTTGACCAGGAACTCAGCGGTGATGTCTCTGGGGGGCTTGACCTCGCTGGCCTCCTTGTGCTGCTGATGCAGCTCTTTGACCCTCTCCTTGGTACCCACCATCTGAGAGAATGAGGGAAAGCGAGAAAGGTAGATATACAAAAGAGGAAAAAACAGATTAAAAGGAGGGATAAAGTACATCTACAAGCAAGCTACTATTGTTGTTATTTTGGCCTGAGATAGTGGCTCTCATGGTCACCTTGTTCAACAGCTCCTTGAGATCCTCTTGGGTCTTGACTATCTTCTTCCAGTGCTCTATCTGCTCATCTTTCACATGTTTCTCCTGCAACCTATTGGACGATACCAGACAAAAGAACACCTCAGCCTATTGGACGATACCAGACAAACGAACACCTCAGCCTATTGGGACGTTACCAGACAAACGAACACCTCAGCCTATTGGACGTTACCAGACAAACGAACACCTCAGCCTATTAGACGTTACCAGACAAACGAACACCGCAGCCTATTGGACGTTACCAGACAAACGAACACCTCAGCCTATTAGACGTTACCAGACAAACGAACACCTCAGCCTATTGGACGTTACCAGACAAACGAACACCTCAGCCTATTGGACGTTACCAGACAAACGAACACCTCAGCCTATTGGACGTTACCAGACAAACGAACACCTCAGCCTATTGGACGTTACCAGACAAACGAACACCTCAGCCTATTGGACGTTACCAGACAAACGAACACCTCAGCCTATTGGACGTTACCAGACAAACGAACACCGCAGCCTATTGGACGTTACCAGACAAACGAACACCGCAGCCTATTGGACGTTACCAGACAAACGAACACATCAGTGATAATAATGTGCCATTGAGAAAGAGGGatactttttttaaatgaaaaacaAAATACAACCACTATCACAGAATTTGTACAAGTTGCTCGGCCGTTAATCTCTAGTGGGCAGATTCAGCACATAATCCGAAGAATCTGTCACTACGGGATGGAATGCGTAGGATAGGGTTTGGGGTTTTCTACGATTATTTGGGTATATCAGGATTGGGTGAAAGCGGTGCTTAAACTTCAACTGCTTCCACGTGTGGTGAAATTAGTGAAGGGAACTTCCAATTTCTAACACGTATGGACCCAGAACTAAATCACGCAGCTCACCAAATTGCCCTAGATTTTATTTCTGGGTTAACTGAGATGACCTGGCCAAAGGGCCAAACACTTACTGAATGACCACCTCCAGGGCCTGTCCCAGAGACACAGGCTTGTTGTTGAGGAAGTTGAAGTCCAGCTGGTGGCTGAGGTAGGAGGTGGCCTCCAACAGACGGTTGAACTCCTGCTCCACCATCTCATCCTTCTCCTTGGGCACCTGGGGGAGCAGTCAGTCATACAATGACATGTTAAGAATCAAACATAGGAACACAGCATTTGATACTAACAATTTGATGTCAATCATGAACATGAAGTCAGCAGGGAGGGCAATCCAATTTAGAAAGCAATCCTTATTTTTTCTACAAAAAGAAATTGACTTAAAGGAAGTATCGTTTACCATTAAGGTATCGGATTGGAAGGGAAGAAATATAGCTGACTACAAACATACTACAGCCAATTGAACCATAGACACACTCAAGAACAGACCCAGTTCTATTACGGTCTACTACACAGTTGCTTCGTTGGGAACTGACAGCAGATTTAACATTAATTATTAACAATAGGTGAACAATGTTATCATGAAGTAAAACAATCCCAAAACAATACATACACTTGTGCATCGTTCGCCCTTTAGCAGTCAACCAGGAGATGAACCAGGAGGTGAACGAGGGAGGGATTGAGGCCAGGGATCAAAGAAATAACAAATTagataaacaaaaacacaaactTAACATTGAACAGATTTACATACACTTGAAAATGACAATTAGCATCCCCTGCAGGAAAGGAAAAGAGTTGCACGTGGTGTGGGAAGCAACCTTACACGTGTCTACCACCTTTGAACTTTGTCATATTCATTGGGTACAAAACAGAAGGAAATGGCCTGAAAAAGGGAGGGACTACCTCAACTTGTCTAATAAAAAAAGGCTTATTTCAATTCTCTGTATCAAAATATTTttgccctaatgaatacaaccctggcCTGAAAATAACCCCATACATCCTACCGCTGCATGACAGAGCTAACACAGCACATAGTTGTGTCCTGAATAAAATCTTAACATCTTCAGCACAAGAGGTAAATAACAAATGGAGCAAGTTAACATAGGGGAACGAGAACCAAATAGTGATGTACCCAAATAGTGATGTACCCAAATAGTGATGTGTACAATAGCAGTAGGTTCCAATGGTAATAGGTTCCAATGGTAATAGGTTCCAATGTCAGAAAGTTGCATCTGGAGTAAGCAGACATTTCTACTGCTGAAATCGAGCACGCTTGCACGAGACACCAACACGCCAATGTAGGCCTAATATGACAATTCATTTTGGTATAATGTTCTATCTACATACAGGCATTCCACTCAACTGCAGTTCATTGGCATCAACGGGGGGCGTGGCCTAAACCTCATAATGCAAAGTAAGTTAGTTAGCGATGCAGCACTCACAGCTTGACCGTTCGCTTCGTACAGAGGGCACTTCTGTTTAATCTTGGCCAGCTCCATGTTGACCTGCTTACTGACCACTGCCATGGGATTCCCTCCTAGAACACACCAGATAGAACATCAGGATATAGGCCTACACAACCATAGAACCATCACATAGCCTCTATTTCATCTATTTCAACTACAAGGCATGCCATTGTTTACTAGCCTGGCAGTTCACTTGATGATGACTATTGTGTACATATTATGAACACGCAACAAGCTGAATACGAACAAACTTGTTATCTATTAAAACACATCTTAGGAATCTCATCGTCCTGATATTCAATAGTCATTTTTGTATAATTTTTAAGAAACTATGGAGAAAAGTGGTGAACAAGTATTGTTTTGCCTGTCCAGTCCTATTTATTCAGACTACATTTGATTAGACTACATTGAAATGGTCAACACCACCCTCTGCTGGTGAGAAGCTGTCCTAACAGGAACACTGACCAATTCAAAGTAGAGGCATCATGAAGTCAATAGATAATTCAAAGTAAATTGTTCCTTGATAATAGGTGAGAGGAATTTGAGGCGAATTGGAAATGACTGTTTAAAGTGAGTTTCAATCATCTACATCCTCACCTGTACATGTATGTAATTGTTTGTGTCTATAAATGTTTGCACGTCTCTGGTTCATCCTTACTAGGGTTCCAAAACTCCGTTAACCTGGGAAATTCTGGGAAATTTTTCTAAAAATCCCAGTTGGAGGATTcccggatttcctgcttattccccaCTGATTCTGGGGATCTTCCAATCTGGATTTCTGGAAAACATGGTATTTTTGGGAGTTAACAGAATTTTGCAACTGTAATCCTTACCCAGTCCTGTCACCACCATGGCCCCCAGATCAGCCACGTAGTTGCCCTTCCGGAAGGTGGCCACTCTCCCCCCAACGCGGTCCTGAGGAGACAATAACCATATTACACAACTACCATAGTGAAGAGGAACACCTTAACCATTAGCTGTTACACCAGGTCAAAGCAGGACACAAGGCTGAAAATAATATATTACTGGTCAGTTCAGTAGATGTAGGTCATGTTCATTTAGCACAAAACAGAAGAAATCCATCAGAGGCGGAGTCAAACAAACTTTCTGAGCTTgtccaataataataatttgtttttctACGGTTATTGTGCTGTTGACATGCAATGTGCTGTTGACACACCCTGGCCTCCAGTACGGTCACGTCCATGCCGAAGCTCTGCAGCTGCCGCGCGGCCGCCAGCCCAGACACACCCCCTCCGATGATGATTACCTTCCCCGTCTTCTTCGCTGCAGGGACACAAGAGAACCAGAGTGGTTGACAATCACATCATAGTGATGTGGGATGATATCGATAGTTGCATATCGCAATTTTATTTTTGACCGATATTATATTGATACTTTGGCTCCAAGTATCATTTTTTTTTgctaggtagcgttagctagcgctAGCTGTCTGTACCTGCGACAATACTCTGGAATTTTTTAAatagtgagtcaacatgttttcaggatttttatttccctgactgatcaaaactcattaTCATACGATCTTGTGTCTCTGCAACAGACATATTGTGAGCAATACGTTTTGAAAATTAAAATCGCAATAAAATGAGtattgaatcgcaatacatataatAGAATACtgagaattgcaatacatattgtATCAGCATCTATGTATCGTGATAAAATCGTAATCGTTAGGTACCTGTCAATTTCCAGCCCTATCACATAAGTTATGTGCGGGAGCAATACATGATGCTTTCACACACAGCACACGCGAGCTGCGCAGAACAAAAAGATGCTCATTACATTTTATACCTATTATTGAAAAAAACAATAAGTTGAACCATTGGTTGCAGAGGGATTTATCCTTGAAAGGTCGAGTATTGCTTTCTAAAGCTGAAGGTATCTCCAGACTTACttatgcagcccagtccctacatcTTGATAACAGAATAGGTAAAGCGGttgaccagatgcttttcaactttaTCTGGAAAAATCGTACATATTATATTAGGAATTCTGTCGTTATGAACACATATGAATATGGTGGTCTCAATGTTTTAGATTTTCCTACTTGGAAAACTACTTAAGATAAATTTGGGCTAAAGATTTCTTAAAGAATCCAACATCAACTTGGAATTTCATCTCTCATATCTTCTCCCGTTTTGATGGCTTCAATTATGTTACTTTGTAACTATAACATTGATAAGATTCCTACAAAATGATCTGCTTTTCATAGACAAGTATTCTTAACTTCGTCGTTAATATATAAACATAAATTTTCCCCACATAGGTATTTCATTTGGAACAATAAGGATATTTTGTATAGAAagtctttattttttaagaactGGTTCAATAATCATATCCTGTTGGTAAGACAACTTTTTAATGCAGAAGGATTGTTACTCAAGTCTGAAGAAATTTTATCTCGTTACAATATCCCTGTTACACCTAGAGACTTCGCCATATTCTTTGATGCTATTCCATCTGGAACTCTCATGTTGTTTAGATGTGTAACCAGACCTCACCTTCTTGACCTACCCTCGCTTAATCCAGTTGACTCTCCAATAGGAAAAATGTGTTTCTCCTTGCTCCCTCAGAACAACAGACCTATACGTGCTTTATTTCAAAGGGATATTTTATCCATTCCTTACGTCACAACTTACTGGAATACATTtgtcaataatatctgttgggaaAAAGTCTGGTTATTTCCACACAAATACCTGCTTGTTAACAAGGTCAAAGAGGTCTCTTTCAGAATGATCCATAATATTACCCATCCAGAAACAGTTTTGCATTTATTTTGGCATTGTCtacatgtaaaaaaatgtatggaaagACATTCATAGTTTTATAATTGTTAATATTCTTGATGAATTTGTTTGTTATGGGAGAACGTGCTGCTCGGTGTCCTTTACTATAATAGGGATAAAGAAAAACTATTTTACCTCAAATCTAATTGCAATAATGGAAAAttgtctgttgttgttgtctgtgtcacactgctttgccttatcttggtcaggtcgcagttgtaaatgagaacttgttctcaactagcctacctaaaggtgaaataaaacaaaaatattcacaaatgtaaatcacacaaaaaaaaaaaacgattatGTGTTTTCTATAAGGAATTTGAGCAGTACATTAAAACCATTCTACAATCTTCTAATAAGAAAGCTGTTAAAACAATCAATGTGTGTTTCTTTTAAGGTCTTTGTATAATCTGTAATTTGTTGTACCCCGTAGCATATGTTGGTTTTtctgtaataaaaaaaaatatatatatatatatatttttttttttaaataacaatgTCAATATCTCTTTTGGAACGtctgtcttaaaggggcagcgtCCTATTTTCAAATCTTCTCAAAATGACATACTTCACAAACAAAAACAAGGTAATTAATACAATGCTATTCTAATGAATAGACTAGTGACTTGCATTGCTAAATTATTACACAGCTTTTAAATACATTTCATAATAACCAAATGTAGCCTATTAATAGCTGAATAGAGAGAAAACATGCCAACCTATAGGCCCTGCATGATCCCAATGCATTTAAGAACTACACTATGTCCGGGCCTGTAGAAATTCTGTTTGGGCCAGCAGAACTGGACCGACCAGGCCAGTGAGGAAAAAAAAGTTAACATTGGATTCTGGCATGTTTCATATGTAGCCATGAAGTGGTGGCGTAAAGGCTATATACTGTGCTTCGATTGACAAACAGCAAGCTGGACTCGTTTATAAAAAAAGTGTTGAACTGACTGAAGTCGATCTCACACATCCTTCCCATTCATAAATCTTACAACGCAGTTATATATCCACGGTATCGCATTGGGACAACTAAAGATCTTGTTTGTATTTTCGATATAAAGTCCATCAGGACTTGCCAGACAGTGACGTTAAAGTGAGGGACTAGTCAGTAGCCTACTGAATTGAATCTGTAAGAGAGCTGTTCATTTGGCTCCCTCATTTGCATACCGGTAGGCTTTTTGGCAATTATCTACAGATAAATGATGAAAACATTAGATGCAGATGGTGAATCCTCCTTACTGCAGAAACAAtaggtaggctagtggagaaAGAGCCTCACTCTGGTCCAAAATATTATAAAAGAAAACAGATTGAATTGTTTTAAAACCTAATGATACATACATGGTATTTTCAGATATTGATGCAGGGTCTACTGATTTAATCAAAGTGCTGACAATGGAGTAATCAACTGCTGCTTTCTGTGTAGCAAAGCCTATGTTAAACACCTGCTTCATTCTTTAATCATCCCTGTATTGCAGATAGCTGAGAAAATGCCTTTTTAAAGGAAGAGTGAAGCCTGTGGAAGTCAGCAGACTCTTAAAAGATTAtataaaggcccagtgcagtcaaaattaaGTTTTCCCTTGTTTTATATCATATTGTGCAACATCTGATGAAAATAACACTGTAAAAGTATAAACATTTGATATTTGATGATTGAaaatacaatttagcattaaGATGTACCAGAGGACACCAAAATAAAGCTTGTTCAGCAAAAATGTCTTAACCCGGGGAGCCTGACTGGCTACTTTCTCTTTTGTCTGGCTACTCCATGTGCTTGTGGAAAACATTGTATATGCATGCCTAAATACCTATAAGTACTACTGGTGTGTTTAATATGCACATATCTAAATGAGTGTAGGCATTGTACATAAAGTTTATGTAGCACGCAGATAGTGGAAAGCTAATATACTCACTTGGCAAAGGCTTGACTCTCTTGTAGATGCCAAAGTTGATGAGGCCATGTCTCTCCAGGTAACTGTGTATCCTGTGCACCAGCACTGTATCACTGTTGTATGGCGCTTCAAGTTGCTGTGCTGTGGCTTCGAAGGTCAGCTGGATTTTCGGGTTATCGAGCCAAAGTTGGAGCTAGAATGGAGAATTCGCCACTACTTCAGACCAAAGCCCAAAATGTACAATATTCTCCAGAATGAAGCAAGTTGTGTTAATGCAGtaagtgtgtgcgcgtgtgcatatggggcggcaggtagcctagtggttagagcgttggactagtaacccgaaaggttgcaagatcaaatccccgagctaacaaggtgaaaatctgtcgctctgcccctgaacaaggcagttaacccactgttcctaggccatcgttgaaaataagaatttgtttttaactgacttgcctagttaaataaaggtaaaattaaattaaaataaataaaattctcACCGTGCGGTTGCGGATGTACAGAAACACCTTCTGCGTCTGCTGGGGCCCGCTGATGATGTCCGGGAAGCAGGCGGCCTCCTGGGAGGTCATGCGGTCGTGTGGGAGGCGGCTCTGGAACGCAGCTCCCTCCACGCCTGaaaaaccacaaacacacacgcaccaccctcaccacctgcccttacacatacacacacacctttcgCTGCCCAATGTGACATTCACGCTCGCAGACACACACGTTCGCACAGTCCGACTCACACTCACCAGAAGGCTCCTCAGGCTCACTGTCCGGCTCCTCCTCCACAGGCGGAGCCGGCGGTGGGATCACctgctttctctctttttctgccTTGGCGTTGCGCTCCTCCTCCGAGTAGTATTCGTCCTCAGACAGATTGGCCAGGCTTTCGTCCATCTCGCGGTACTCCACCTGCAACAATGGGCACAATAAACGCTCCATTAAAACCATGTTCCGGCTCACCTGAGATGAGGTCAAAGGTCAAGCTCCCTGTGTTCCTCTGGTGTTGTTCACCACTAATTAGATGGCCATACACAGATTGCTGTATTCTCAAGTCATTCATTGTGCTCCTGGTCTAGGCACGTGCTTGTAGTGACTTATTCTATTTCTCTCTAAGATAGGGGGGACAGGAGTAATAGGTTTTTTACTTTTGATCGCTTGCGACGGCTTGTCCTGCGGCCCTCGGCCGTGTCCGGGTCCACGCCCCCGAGGCCGGGAGGGTGGGGCAGCGGGGGTCCGCCAGGCTCCCCGCTTGGGGAGGCCCGCTCTTTCTTCTTGATCTCCATGGGGCCTGGTGCTGAAGCAGGGGCCCCAGCCTGGGCAGTAGCCTGGGCTTCA is a genomic window of Salvelinus namaycush isolate Seneca chromosome 15, SaNama_1.0, whole genome shotgun sequence containing:
- the LOC120060168 gene encoding lysine-specific histone demethylase 1A-like isoform X4, translated to MDITRCPEKWLKQDKERPLSSSIMLSSKKSDAGTSSSASSSSSAAGGAERAPEAQATAQAGAPASAPGPMEIKKKERASPSGEPGGPPLPHPPGLGGVDPDTAEGRRTSRRKRSKVEYREMDESLANLSEDEYYSEEERNAKAEKERKQVIPPPAPPVEEEPDSEPEEPSGVEGAAFQSRLPHDRMTSQEAACFPDIISGPQQTQKVFLYIRNRTLQLWLDNPKIQLTFEATAQQLEAPYNSDTVLVHRIHSYLERHGLINFGIYKRVKPLPTKKTGKVIIIGGGVSGLAAARQLQSFGMDVTVLEARDRVGGRVATFRKGNYVADLGAMVVTGLGGNPMAVVSKQVNMELAKIKQKCPLYEANGQAGERCTSVPKEKDEMVEQEFNRLLEATSYLSHQLDFNFLNNKPVSLGQALEVVIQLQEKHVKDEQIEHWKKIVKTQEDLKELLNKMVGTKERVKELHQQHKEASEVKPPRDITAEFLVKSKHRDLTALCKEYDELVESQVKLEEKLQELEANPPSDVYLSSRDRQILDWHFANLEFANATPLSTLSLKHWDQDDDFEFTGSHLTVRNGYSCVPVALAEGLDIKLNTAVRQVRYTASGCEVIAVNTRSTTQTFIYKCDAVLCTLPLGVMKQQPPAVQFVPPLPEWKTAAIQRMGFGNLNKVVLCFDRVFWDPSVNLFGHVGSTTASRGELFLFWNLYKAPILLALMAGEAAGIMENISDDVIVGRCLAILKGIFGSSAVPQPKETVVTRWRADPWARGSYSYVAAGSSGNDYDLMAQPITPGPAIPGASQPVPRLFFAGEHTIRNYPATVHGALLSGLREAGRIADQFLGAMYTLPRQATPTAAPQPSPSV
- the LOC120060168 gene encoding lysine-specific histone demethylase 1A-like isoform X2, producing MDITRCPEKWLKQDKERPLSSSIMLSSKKSDAGTSSSASSSSSAAGGAERAPEAQATAQAGAPASAPGPMEIKKKERASPSGEPGGPPLPHPPGLGGVDPDTAEGRRTSRRKRSKVEYREMDESLANLSEDEYYSEEERNAKAEKERKQVIPPPAPPVEEEPDSEPEEPSGECVEGAAFQSRLPHDRMTSQEAACFPDIISGPQQTQKVFLYIRNRTLQLWLDNPKIQLTFEATAQQLEAPYNSDTVLVHRIHSYLERHGLINFGIYKRVKPLPTKKTGKVIIIGGGVSGLAAARQLQSFGMDVTVLEARDRVGGRVATFRKGNYVADLGAMVVTGLGGNPMAVVSKQVNMELAKIKQKCPLYEANGQAGERCTSVPKEKDEMVEQEFNRLLEATSYLSHQLDFNFLNNKPVSLGQALEVVIQLQEKHVKDEQIEHWKKIVKTQEDLKELLNKMVGTKERVKELHQQHKEASEVKPPRDITAEFLVKSKHRDLTALCKEYDELVESQVKLEEKLQELEANPPSDVYLSSRDRQILDWHFANLEFANATPLSTLSLKHWDQDDDFEFTGSHLTVRNGYSCVPVALAEGLDIKLNTAVRQVRYTASGCEVIAVNTRSTTQTFIYKCDAVLCTLPLGVMKQQPPAVQFVPPLPEWKTAAIQRMGFGNLNKVVLCFDRVFWDPSVNLFGHVGSTTASRGELFLFWNLYKAPILLALMAGEAAGIMENISDDVIVGRCLAILKGIFGSSAVPQPKETVVTRWRADPWARGSYSYVAAGSSGNDYDLMAQPITPGPAIPGASQPVPRLFFAGEHTIRNYPATVHGALLSGLREAGRIADQFLGAMYTLPRQATPTAAPQPSPSV